The sequence GGCGGCAAATCATAGCCGTGGTGGTCGGGGCCGTGGTTGCTGGCGTAGAGAACGCCGGTGTCCGGATGCCAGTCGAAACCCACCGGGTTGCGCAGGCCCGACGCATAAGGTCGCCACCGCGCCTTTCCGTTGCCTTGCGCCAGCACCAGCACGCCGCCGCGGTAGTCGTCGAAATCGTAGTCGCCGCCGGTGTATTCGTCGCTGCAGTTGCCGCTGATGCCGAGGCTCAGATAAATCCTGCCATCGGGGCCGATGGCCACGGTGCGGCTCGGATGACCGCCGGTCGGCAGCGGCATGATTCTGCGGAAATCCTTGCCGGTCAGACGCGCGCCGCGACCGGGGTGGTACGGCGCGCGATAAAGCCCGTTGGTCCTGGCGACCAGCAAATCGCCATCGTGCAGCGCGACGCCGTGGGGAAAGCCGTCGAGCACCGCCAGCACTTCGGCCTTCGTGTACGGCGGTTCCAGCCGGTAGATGTTCTTTGACACCGAACCCGCCAGCAACGCGCCGTCGCCGGCCAGCGCCAGCATCCGCGGCCCGTCCATTTCGGCGGCGAGTTCCAGCCGGTAACCGGCGGGCACGGACAGCCGCCAGGACGAGCCGTCGGCCTTGAAAACCTGTTCATCGTGGGCAATCCCCGGCGCCGCTTGCGCGGTGGCAGCACCCGCCAGAAGCGATGCGGCCAACATCACGGCCAGCCACATCACAAACCCGCCTCGTCCGCGACAATCGGCACGACAACGACCCGCAGGAAACCCGGGCAGCCGCATCGAAAACCGGCCCCGTCCGCGACTTCCCCCCTCCGGCAGCGGGCTGGATTCGCCGACAAACCGCACTACAAACCCGCCTCGTCGGCGACCGACGCGGCCGCCTGCGCCACCGCCTGCTCAACGCCCGCCTCGGACTGGCTGTGCCCCGCCGCCTCGACAGTCACCACCCCGCACGCCGTCCAGCGGCGCGACAGCGCGTGCGCCGTTTGCGGCGGGCACAACAAATCGTAGCGCGACTGCACGATGATGCCGGGAATGTCCGCCAGGCGGCGGGCGTTGTCGAGCAACTGACCGGGTTCAAGAAAGCAGCCGTTGGAAAAATAATGCGCCTCCATTCGCGGCGTGGACGGAAGCGCCCTCGTTCCGTCGGCCATGGCCGACAGGTCTTGCGGAAACGCCGGCAGCGACGGGCGCAACTCGGACAGCGCGCGCTCGTAATCGTGCCACACAAAACCCGCGGGCACGGCGATGGCCGGGTCGTCGTGCAGAA comes from Gammaproteobacteria bacterium and encodes:
- a CDS encoding PQQ-dependent sugar dehydrogenase codes for the protein MWLAVMLAASLLAGAATAQAAPGIAHDEQVFKADGSSWRLSVPAGYRLELAAEMDGPRMLALAGDGALLAGSVSKNIYRLEPPYTKAEVLAVLDGFPHGVALHDGDLLVARTNGLYRAPYHPGRGARLTGKDFRRIMPLPTGGHPSRTVAIGPDGRIYLSLGISGNCSDEYTGGDYDFDDYRGGVLVLAQGNGKARWRPYASGLRNPVGFDWHPDTGVLYASNHGPDHHGYDLPPEYFSRLDEGSFHGMPWFQFNGREVIRDDCIGRAPPRTDVTPPVATFPARNGPMGVAFVPRGAGDPAWAGAAVVALHGSWATKPRGGWVGPRASRRPPWLALVRVGKDGAAHVEPLVEGFQNAAGKRLARPVGIVFGTDGALYFSSDGGAIEGLFRLAR